A stretch of Nitrospira sp. DNA encodes these proteins:
- a CDS encoding thioredoxin family protein: MPNILLLVSPSCGACPSAKSLWKQLRVKYSFSYREVDITTEDGRSLADRHSVRAVPATIIDGRLTFVGVPSRESAEKALLLKMKPRE; this comes from the coding sequence ATGCCCAATATTCTGTTGCTCGTCTCGCCCAGTTGCGGCGCATGCCCCTCGGCCAAGAGCCTCTGGAAGCAGCTGCGCGTCAAGTACAGCTTTTCCTATCGCGAAGTGGATATCACGACAGAGGACGGACGGAGCCTCGCCGACCGGCATTCGGTTCGGGCTGTCCCGGCGACGATCATCGATGGCCGGCTGACGTTTGTCGGCGTACCGAGCCGGGAGAGCGCGGAGAAAGCGCTGCTCCTTAAAATGAAACCGAGAGAATAG
- a CDS encoding DEAD/DEAH box helicase family protein, producing the protein MKPLPAWTAPLRDWQHRAWSAVLAHPRPDFLAMATPAAGKTRFALRTAHDLLATRRAVRLLVVCPTNHLRMQWSDAASKIGLQLDPALTNDQPCEAADFHGAVVTYQQVCLAPDLFQRACRGKKTLVILDELHHAGDGKLWGKALRTAFDQAVFRLILSGTPFRSDNNPIPFIRYEQNESQADFAYGYTEAIRDSVCRPIVFPSYEGELTWLSDGREHTATFQDGLTFDRQRERLKTALLQESWLGPVVTDAHAQLTRLRKEEQPDAGGLIVAMDQDHARWVADLVGRITGTKAVVAVSDDPAASRVIESFSDHKKQQWLVAVNMVSEGVDIPRLRVGVYGTNVLTEMYFRQVVGRFVRMQEGFPKPQRAWLYLPKDPILVHYARQIKAERDHVLEDLMPAGQRDLFGRVTVSINEYVPLTAVARVDTLIGEEEPKNEETGPAPVEPPVSLHDQKRDLRDAHRLLVGTVARMSGIDHRRLNAELIARTGSRVDQATVDQLQKRIQLLERWRDRGYDGKR; encoded by the coding sequence ATGAAACCATTGCCTGCCTGGACCGCGCCGCTTCGTGACTGGCAGCACCGTGCCTGGTCGGCGGTTCTGGCTCACCCCAGGCCAGATTTTCTCGCCATGGCGACGCCGGCAGCCGGGAAAACACGGTTCGCGCTGCGCACCGCCCATGACCTGCTCGCCACACGCAGAGCCGTCCGCCTGTTGGTCGTCTGTCCGACCAATCATCTGCGCATGCAATGGTCCGACGCCGCCAGCAAGATCGGGCTGCAACTCGATCCGGCGCTGACCAACGATCAGCCCTGCGAAGCCGCGGATTTTCACGGCGCCGTCGTCACCTATCAGCAAGTCTGTCTGGCGCCCGACCTCTTTCAGCGTGCCTGCCGCGGCAAAAAGACCCTGGTGATTCTGGACGAGCTGCACCACGCGGGGGACGGGAAGCTGTGGGGCAAGGCGCTGCGCACGGCGTTCGATCAGGCCGTGTTCCGCTTGATTCTCTCCGGCACCCCCTTCCGATCGGACAATAATCCCATTCCGTTCATCCGCTACGAACAGAACGAGAGCCAGGCCGACTTTGCCTACGGCTATACCGAAGCCATTCGCGACAGCGTGTGCCGGCCCATCGTCTTCCCCAGCTACGAAGGAGAGCTGACCTGGCTGTCGGATGGCCGCGAACATACCGCGACCTTTCAAGACGGATTGACCTTCGACCGGCAGCGGGAACGGCTGAAAACCGCGCTGCTCCAAGAGAGCTGGCTGGGCCCGGTCGTGACCGATGCCCATGCCCAACTGACGCGCCTGCGGAAAGAGGAACAGCCGGATGCGGGCGGATTGATCGTGGCCATGGATCAAGACCATGCGCGCTGGGTGGCCGACCTTGTCGGGCGCATCACCGGCACCAAAGCGGTCGTGGCGGTGTCGGACGATCCTGCCGCCTCCCGCGTGATCGAGTCGTTTTCAGACCATAAAAAACAGCAGTGGCTGGTGGCCGTGAATATGGTCAGCGAAGGCGTGGATATTCCCCGGCTGCGGGTCGGCGTCTACGGCACGAACGTCTTGACCGAGATGTATTTCCGGCAGGTCGTCGGCCGCTTTGTCCGGATGCAGGAGGGCTTTCCGAAACCTCAACGGGCCTGGCTCTATCTGCCCAAGGACCCGATCCTGGTCCATTACGCCAGGCAGATCAAAGCCGAGCGCGATCATGTGCTGGAAGATCTCATGCCCGCCGGACAGCGCGACCTCTTTGGCCGGGTGACGGTCTCCATCAACGAATATGTGCCCCTCACGGCAGTGGCGCGTGTCGATACCCTCATCGGTGAAGAAGAACCGAAAAACGAGGAGACGGGACCTGCGCCCGTCGAGCCACCGGTGTCGCTGCACGATCAGAAACGCGATTTGCGCGATGCCCACCGGCTGCTGGTCGGGACCGTGGCGCGGATGAGCGGCATCGATCACCGGCGGCTGAATGCGGAATTGATCGCGCGCACGGGAAGCCGGGTGGATCAGGCGACGGTGGACCAACTGCAGAAGCGGATTCAACTCTTGGAACGCTGGCGGGATCGCGGATACGACGGCAAACGGTGA
- a CDS encoding DNA topoisomerase IV subunit A, which translates to MATKQKKATAVEKKLIGLADVVITAAERAKDPTIAIPIRALSNVSFNERKGLIEMGSKKQARSFFNVGMAKKFMQTMLVADALSELQRADLTTSLREIYYRTKHTIADSHENTFDTQDESDPVIEDLEVSLAALREELHVRAENSGSIVGPVVFGDDGDRVDCAKLGKGGYSVPSIVEPEYLEIRRCTADFVLLVEKGTQWNRLSEDKFWRRYNCVLLTGNGQPPRGVRRLARRLHEEHRLPVYVLVDNDPWGYYIYSVIKQGSINLAFESQRMAIPKAKFIGLSSADPERYELPRNVGIKLNEKDIARAKELMNYQWFQKSAWQAEIKRMLGSGLKYELDALANKDFQYLTKKYLPRKLKEKDWLD; encoded by the coding sequence ATGGCAACCAAACAGAAGAAGGCGACGGCGGTTGAAAAGAAACTGATCGGCCTGGCCGACGTGGTGATTACGGCGGCGGAGCGGGCCAAAGATCCGACGATCGCCATTCCCATCCGCGCCCTTTCGAATGTGTCCTTCAATGAACGCAAGGGCCTCATCGAGATGGGCAGCAAGAAACAGGCGCGGTCGTTTTTCAACGTCGGCATGGCCAAGAAATTCATGCAGACCATGCTGGTGGCCGACGCGCTCTCCGAATTGCAGCGCGCCGATCTCACCACGTCGCTTCGAGAAATTTACTACCGCACGAAGCACACGATCGCCGATTCGCATGAAAACACCTTCGACACGCAGGACGAATCCGACCCCGTCATCGAGGATCTGGAAGTCTCGCTGGCGGCCTTGCGCGAAGAGCTGCATGTCCGCGCGGAGAACAGCGGGAGCATCGTGGGACCGGTCGTGTTCGGCGACGATGGGGACCGGGTCGATTGCGCCAAGCTCGGGAAGGGCGGCTATTCGGTTCCGTCCATTGTGGAGCCGGAGTATCTGGAGATCCGCCGCTGCACCGCCGACTTCGTGCTGCTGGTCGAAAAGGGCACTCAGTGGAACCGGCTGTCCGAAGATAAATTCTGGCGGCGCTACAACTGCGTGCTGCTGACCGGCAACGGCCAGCCGCCGCGCGGGGTGCGCCGGCTCGCACGCCGGCTGCACGAAGAACATCGGCTGCCGGTCTATGTGCTGGTCGATAACGACCCCTGGGGCTACTACATTTATTCCGTGATCAAACAGGGCTCGATCAATCTGGCCTTTGAAAGCCAGCGCATGGCGATTCCCAAAGCCAAGTTCATCGGCCTCTCCAGCGCCGACCCGGAACGGTACGAGCTGCCGCGGAACGTCGGCATCAAGCTCAACGAGAAAGACATCGCGCGGGCCAAAGAACTGATGAACTATCAGTGGTTTCAGAAGTCGGCCTGGCAGGCGGAGATCAAGCGCATGCTGGGGAGCGGGCTGAAATATGAGCTGGATGCCCTGGCGAACAAAGATTTCCAATATCTGACGAAGAAGTATCTGCCACGGAAGTTGAAAGAAAAGGATTGGCTGGACTAG
- a CDS encoding DNA topoisomerase VI subunit B, with translation MAKKDSSVPSSSRSAADSAAEKKPAAQPTQLVTAVEMGARQREISVSEFFTKNRHLLGFDNPRKALLTCVKEAVDNALDASEEAGILPDVTVQLDVVPTGGATPPASQATRFRITVTDNGPGIVRQHIPRIFAKLLYGSKFHRMRMSRGQQGIGISAAGMYGQLTTGKPVQIISRTGPKAAAHFFEVQIDTKKNEPLVHENKQIAWDQPQGTKVTLEVEGKYQKGRASVDEWLEQTSIANPHVRLTYLTPEGETKEYPRTYHELPPSPREIKPHPYGIEFGMMLKMLQDTKSHSLSGFLSSDFCRISPQLADDICRAAKVSPNMKPRDLKGAVAETLYQTLQKTKIMAPPTNCISPIGERAILSGLYKQIKGEFYTAVSRPPAVYRGYPFIIEAGLAYGHRPEDQTKPKQPAGPKAEGEGEDENSELARVIRYANRVPLLYQQSACSTFKAVLGTTWKHYGIAQSRGALPGGPMVIFVHMASVWVPFTSESKEAIADYDEIQKEITLALRECGRRLGLFLRRRERAASEFRRRNIFELYIEEVVEACNRLKGGTLPKEKLKAQLQKIATSRTGGLKTDEALGKTGGGPEGLPDSIIVTAEGIEGAVEIAQQVEADAPKAAGAMVADLPGKEQAAALNPGKRQKKEPAKPGKRAKNKPVSRKKTTSEQSPAPKGKK, from the coding sequence ATGGCCAAAAAGGACTCGTCTGTTCCATCGTCTTCCCGGTCCGCTGCCGATTCCGCCGCCGAAAAAAAACCTGCTGCGCAACCGACGCAGTTGGTCACGGCGGTGGAGATGGGCGCGCGCCAGCGGGAAATCTCGGTCTCCGAATTCTTCACGAAGAACCGGCATCTGCTGGGGTTCGACAACCCGCGCAAGGCATTGCTGACCTGCGTCAAGGAAGCGGTCGATAACGCGCTGGACGCCAGCGAAGAAGCCGGCATTCTTCCGGATGTGACGGTGCAGCTCGATGTCGTCCCGACGGGAGGCGCGACGCCGCCTGCCAGCCAGGCCACGCGCTTTCGCATCACCGTCACAGACAACGGCCCCGGCATCGTCCGTCAGCATATCCCGCGCATCTTCGCCAAGCTCTTGTACGGCTCGAAGTTTCACCGCATGCGGATGAGCCGCGGCCAGCAGGGCATTGGCATTTCCGCGGCAGGGATGTATGGCCAGCTGACGACCGGAAAGCCGGTGCAGATCATTTCCCGGACGGGACCGAAGGCCGCCGCGCATTTCTTCGAGGTCCAGATCGATACGAAAAAGAACGAGCCGCTCGTTCATGAAAATAAGCAGATTGCCTGGGATCAGCCGCAAGGCACGAAGGTGACGCTGGAAGTTGAAGGAAAATATCAGAAGGGCCGGGCGTCGGTGGACGAATGGCTGGAGCAGACCTCCATCGCCAATCCCCATGTGCGGCTGACCTATCTGACGCCGGAAGGCGAGACGAAGGAGTACCCGCGCACCTATCACGAACTGCCGCCGTCGCCACGCGAGATCAAGCCGCATCCCTACGGCATCGAGTTCGGCATGATGCTCAAGATGCTGCAGGACACGAAGAGCCATTCACTCTCCGGCTTCCTCTCCAGCGATTTCTGCCGGATATCGCCGCAGCTGGCCGACGACATCTGCAGGGCCGCCAAGGTCTCGCCGAATATGAAGCCGCGCGACCTGAAGGGGGCCGTGGCGGAGACGCTCTATCAGACCCTGCAAAAGACGAAAATCATGGCCCCGCCGACGAATTGCATTTCGCCCATCGGCGAGCGCGCGATTCTCTCCGGGCTCTACAAGCAGATCAAAGGTGAATTCTATACTGCCGTCAGCCGTCCACCGGCCGTGTATCGCGGCTATCCCTTCATCATCGAAGCGGGGCTGGCCTACGGTCATCGGCCGGAAGATCAAACCAAGCCGAAACAACCGGCCGGACCGAAGGCGGAAGGCGAAGGGGAGGATGAGAACTCCGAACTCGCACGCGTCATCCGGTATGCAAACCGGGTCCCGTTGCTCTACCAACAGTCGGCCTGCTCAACCTTCAAAGCCGTCCTGGGTACGACCTGGAAGCATTACGGCATTGCGCAATCGCGCGGCGCGCTCCCGGGCGGACCGATGGTGATCTTCGTGCATATGGCCTCCGTCTGGGTGCCCTTCACGAGCGAATCGAAAGAAGCCATTGCCGACTACGACGAAATTCAGAAAGAGATCACGCTGGCCTTGCGCGAATGCGGCCGCCGGCTCGGGCTCTTTCTCCGCCGCAGGGAACGGGCCGCGAGTGAATTCCGCCGGCGCAACATCTTCGAACTGTATATCGAAGAAGTCGTCGAAGCCTGCAACCGGCTGAAGGGCGGAACGCTGCCCAAAGAAAAACTGAAGGCGCAGCTGCAGAAAATCGCCACCTCGCGCACCGGTGGACTCAAGACCGACGAGGCGCTGGGCAAGACCGGCGGCGGACCGGAAGGGCTGCCGGATTCGATCATTGTGACGGCGGAAGGCATCGAAGGAGCCGTCGAAATTGCCCAGCAGGTGGAGGCGGACGCACCGAAGGCCGCGGGAGCCATGGTGGCCGATCTGCCAGGCAAGGAACAGGCTGCCGCGTTGAACCCTGGGAAGAGGCAGAAGAAGGAACCGGCCAAACCTGGCAAGCGGGCGAAGAACAAGCCCGTCTCGCGCAAGAAGACCACGTCCGAACAGAGTCCGGCTCCTAAGGGAAAGAAGTAG
- a CDS encoding diguanylate cyclase, giving the protein MSDPISNNHCKQGHARPASPLLSARHPPTMAASLVGIISIIMMLFIGWGACTVERRLISATGHSLVQAATDSASKLQLMIAERQGDMEVLSSSPIAHSQNRNELTAYLFRLLKTYHVYQWIGVTDAAGVVIAATDPASVSQDRHETHWFTQSLSTNSVTVLDAEANPDAHGQLAITITAPIRTADGRFQGAVAGVVVVPSLIDILDQTMRVLQNVEWTDESHIEFQLLNASGGLIADSTLREEGTVNLREQGLPSANLLATSERGFIEERHLRRDAPVITAYAQVTVLQARPPLQWGILIRVDRDSVLTPVRTFLHKLMLMTVLIVVPLCLLLVWLVKRIHYEWRLAEQESLRASKAEALLSSRAEALHAVVLAANDMASATDLDGLIRHMLDHAKTITGARYAVLGMLDDRLTTLSRIHTIDCDERMGRAISRLPLSGGLLHCLMVRNGVLRIADLAREIGQVDIEGTPQALGSFLGMSLRCHGRICAQLYLLDKVAGDGGRTAFTDLDEQVVLALAAQAGVSVENLQLLLDAKTQARQDSLTGLLNHSATIDALSRELSRATREHEPLAIIMADIDHFKRVNDTYGHVIGDGVIRETARRIQDTARRYDLVGRIGGEEFLVILPGCGEIAAAEIAERIRYAIAGDSFDTKTGPLSITLSLGVATCSPENPAFPQLLWELADQALYRVKQNGRNGIEFATPPPHTHYPSAA; this is encoded by the coding sequence ATGAGCGACCCCATCAGCAACAATCATTGCAAGCAGGGGCATGCCAGGCCAGCGTCACCGTTGCTGTCAGCCCGGCATCCTCCGACAATGGCCGCCAGCCTTGTTGGAATCATTTCCATTATCATGATGTTGTTCATCGGCTGGGGCGCCTGCACAGTCGAACGCCGTTTGATTAGTGCAACCGGGCATAGTCTGGTTCAGGCAGCGACAGATTCCGCCAGCAAATTGCAGTTGATGATCGCCGAACGGCAAGGCGATATGGAGGTCCTCTCCTCATCACCCATTGCGCACAGCCAAAATCGTAATGAGTTAACCGCCTATCTCTTTCGCCTGCTCAAAACCTATCACGTGTATCAATGGATCGGCGTGACGGATGCGGCCGGCGTGGTCATTGCGGCGACCGATCCCGCCAGTGTCTCCCAGGATCGGCACGAGACCCATTGGTTCACGCAATCACTTTCGACCAACAGTGTGACAGTGCTTGATGCCGAGGCCAACCCGGATGCTCATGGACAGCTCGCCATCACTATCACGGCGCCGATCCGAACCGCCGATGGGCGCTTTCAGGGAGCCGTTGCCGGCGTGGTGGTCGTCCCTTCTCTGATCGACATCCTGGATCAGACAATGCGCGTATTACAGAATGTCGAATGGACGGATGAGTCACATATCGAATTTCAACTGCTCAACGCCTCTGGCGGTTTGATCGCCGACTCCACCTTGCGCGAGGAAGGCACAGTGAATCTCAGGGAACAGGGGTTGCCATCCGCCAATTTGCTGGCGACTTCGGAGCGAGGCTTTATCGAGGAGCGGCATCTGCGCCGCGACGCGCCCGTCATTACGGCCTATGCGCAGGTTACGGTACTGCAGGCTCGCCCTCCCCTGCAGTGGGGGATCTTGATCCGGGTGGACCGGGACAGCGTGCTGACACCCGTGCGAACGTTCCTGCATAAACTGATGCTGATGACCGTCCTCATCGTGGTACCGCTCTGTCTCCTCCTCGTGTGGCTGGTGAAGCGGATTCATTATGAGTGGAGACTTGCCGAACAGGAATCATTACGAGCGAGCAAGGCGGAAGCTCTCTTGAGTAGCAGAGCTGAAGCGCTCCATGCCGTCGTGCTTGCGGCAAATGACATGGCGTCAGCAACCGATCTCGACGGGTTGATCCGGCACATGCTGGATCATGCCAAGACGATCACAGGTGCCCGGTATGCCGTCCTCGGCATGCTCGATGACAGACTGACGACTTTGAGCCGCATACACACCATCGACTGCGATGAACGAATGGGGCGCGCCATCAGCCGCTTACCGCTCAGTGGCGGCCTCCTGCATTGCCTGATGGTGAGAAACGGGGTGCTGCGGATCGCCGATCTGGCTCGTGAAATTGGACAGGTGGACATCGAGGGAACGCCACAGGCTCTGGGATCATTCCTCGGGATGTCGCTCCGGTGCCACGGACGCATTTGCGCGCAGCTCTATCTGCTCGACAAAGTAGCGGGAGACGGAGGCCGTACGGCCTTCACGGATTTGGACGAGCAGGTTGTGTTGGCGCTTGCCGCCCAGGCCGGTGTGTCGGTCGAAAATCTGCAGCTCTTGCTCGACGCCAAGACGCAAGCCAGGCAGGACTCTCTCACAGGCCTCTTAAACCATTCCGCCACCATTGATGCCTTGAGCCGAGAACTTTCCAGAGCTACTCGCGAACACGAACCGCTCGCCATTATCATGGCCGACATCGACCATTTTAAACGTGTCAATGACACCTATGGCCATGTGATCGGTGATGGGGTGATCCGGGAAACGGCCAGGCGCATTCAGGACACGGCGCGCCGGTATGACCTCGTCGGCCGTATCGGCGGGGAAGAGTTCCTGGTGATTCTTCCGGGATGCGGCGAGATTGCAGCGGCCGAGATCGCCGAACGAATCCGCTACGCCATTGCCGGCGACTCGTTCGACACGAAAACCGGTCCGCTCTCCATCACCCTTAGCCTGGGGGTGGCGACATGCTCACCGGAGAATCCTGCGTTTCCGCAGCTGTTGTGGGAGCTGGCCGATCAGGCGTTGTATCGAGTCAAACAGAATGGGCGGAACGGAATTGAATTCGCCACGCCGCCGCCCCACACACACTACCCTTCTGCCGCCTAG
- a CDS encoding pyridoxamine 5'-phosphate oxidase family protein, whose protein sequence is MIESMSDADVQRAWGKLVQDVRTGVLLTMRNGRPFGSHVPYIIGEDWTRAYLHLSRLALHTQHLLQDPQVSLFISEPDGPDKNPLALRRMNLQGDAAILTPEEPGYPAVKASYLARFPASAMMFGFGDFSLWELRLMDAHLVLGFGQAYQSTVSAPAKWMHQKPEQKK, encoded by the coding sequence ATGATCGAATCGATGTCGGATGCCGACGTGCAGAGAGCATGGGGGAAACTGGTGCAAGACGTCCGTACGGGGGTGCTGCTCACCATGCGGAATGGCCGGCCATTCGGCTCACATGTGCCGTATATCATCGGGGAGGATTGGACACGTGCCTACCTGCATCTCAGCCGCCTGGCTCTCCATACTCAGCACCTTCTTCAAGACCCGCAGGTCTCGCTCTTCATCTCGGAGCCCGACGGCCCGGACAAGAATCCCCTGGCCCTACGCCGGATGAATCTTCAAGGCGATGCGGCGATCCTCACGCCCGAGGAGCCGGGTTATCCCGCGGTGAAAGCTTCCTATCTGGCCCGTTTCCCGGCGTCGGCCATGATGTTCGGCTTTGGCGATTTTTCACTGTGGGAATTGCGGCTGATGGACGCCCACCTGGTGCTCGGCTTTGGACAGGCCTATCAATCGACCGTCAGCGCGCCAGCCAAGTGGATGCACCAGAAGCCAGAACAGAAAAAGTAA
- a CDS encoding exosortase system-associated protein, TIGR04073 family — MRSIERYHNQSCLDLQGNDWRLGAMTYPAAASLALGLALAMAMVWISPVQAEEPVSLETQISKKFVRGIVNLSTGWMELPRQVYEVGQNEGWVTGVLRGPFDGIGMFFARTVAGVVEIATFPVPLPTYQPILSPAYAWESERVDDVVTPTAPPRQ; from the coding sequence ATGCGATCCATCGAGCGGTACCATAACCAAAGCTGTCTCGACTTGCAAGGGAACGATTGGCGCCTCGGAGCGATGACGTATCCTGCGGCGGCGAGTCTTGCCTTGGGGCTGGCTCTTGCCATGGCCATGGTGTGGATTTCGCCGGTACAGGCCGAGGAACCGGTGAGCCTTGAGACGCAGATCTCGAAGAAATTCGTCCGGGGGATCGTCAATCTTTCCACTGGCTGGATGGAGCTGCCCCGGCAAGTCTATGAAGTGGGGCAGAACGAGGGGTGGGTCACTGGTGTGTTGCGCGGGCCGTTTGACGGCATTGGAATGTTCTTTGCGAGGACTGTCGCCGGCGTGGTTGAAATCGCCACGTTCCCGGTTCCCTTGCCGACCTATCAGCCGATTCTGAGTCCCGCCTACGCGTGGGAATCGGAACGTGTCGATGATGTCGTGACTCCGACGGCTCCCCCGAGGCAGTAG
- the lnt gene encoding apolipoprotein N-acyltransferase, producing MDRIRARQIALACASGLLLPFCFPKFDLGLLAWVAMIPLHLALDSATRRRAFWIGCLSGTIGFTGIMAWVVTAMTTYGKVPLPISYAILLLLTAYLGIYVGIYSWSVVWLREFIPRYGIFFAPCVWVALELLRTYFLSGLPWCLLGYSQYRELELIQVADHLGVYGISFLIILVNITLAEFMLWLMPFFRGFHPQKLPWELTTITTLLMVSTWSYGTGLLSGSGLPLPKGSITAGLVQPNIDQEVKWDVAFRDETMQRFDRLTSRFGTDADVIIWPEAATPFIFEREAGYQLQLMAWAERATAPLLFGSPALRFYPDRRPYLLNSAYLLSADGTILSRYDKQHLVPFGEYIPLKSSLLFFLDKLVEGIGDFEAGPGGTVMTLTPKNRLAASGQPAAARPVKFGVAICYEVIFPDLVRQFAVNGAEFLVTITNDGWFGNSSAPAQHFAMVVFRSVENHLAFARAANTGITGAIDPFGRIIQATPLFTEEAMQVTLPTWQPRTFYSRYGDVFAYGCVVICALLCLANLFRPKEPEPGTTAITPA from the coding sequence ATGGATCGCATTCGTGCTCGCCAGATCGCGCTTGCCTGTGCGAGCGGGCTCCTGCTCCCGTTCTGCTTTCCCAAATTTGACCTGGGGTTGCTTGCCTGGGTTGCCATGATTCCCCTCCATCTTGCGCTGGATTCTGCAACGCGCCGCCGTGCCTTTTGGATAGGATGCCTCAGCGGGACCATCGGCTTCACCGGCATCATGGCCTGGGTCGTCACAGCCATGACCACCTATGGCAAGGTCCCGCTCCCCATCAGTTACGCCATTCTGCTCCTGCTCACCGCCTATCTCGGCATCTACGTCGGAATCTATAGCTGGAGCGTCGTGTGGCTGCGCGAATTTATACCACGATACGGCATTTTTTTCGCGCCCTGTGTCTGGGTCGCGCTCGAACTCCTGAGAACCTACTTTTTGTCCGGATTGCCCTGGTGCCTGCTGGGCTATTCACAGTACCGGGAATTGGAGTTGATCCAGGTCGCCGACCATCTGGGAGTCTATGGAATCTCTTTTTTAATCATCCTGGTGAATATAACGCTGGCCGAGTTCATGCTCTGGCTTATGCCCTTCTTCCGCGGATTTCATCCCCAAAAGCTGCCCTGGGAATTGACGACCATTACCACCCTGCTCATGGTATCGACCTGGAGTTATGGAACCGGTCTCCTGAGCGGTTCGGGGCTGCCGCTCCCCAAAGGGTCGATTACGGCGGGGTTAGTCCAGCCCAATATCGATCAAGAGGTCAAGTGGGATGTGGCCTTTCGTGATGAAACCATGCAGCGGTTCGACCGGCTGACCAGCCGGTTCGGCACTGACGCCGACGTCATCATTTGGCCCGAAGCGGCTACCCCGTTTATTTTCGAGCGGGAAGCCGGCTACCAGTTGCAATTGATGGCCTGGGCCGAGCGGGCAACGGCGCCGCTCCTCTTCGGAAGCCCCGCGCTCCGTTTCTATCCGGATCGCCGCCCCTATCTGCTCAATAGCGCCTATCTGCTCTCGGCCGACGGGACGATCCTGAGCCGTTATGACAAGCAGCATCTGGTGCCCTTCGGTGAATATATTCCCTTGAAATCCTCGCTGCTCTTTTTTCTCGATAAACTGGTGGAAGGAATCGGCGATTTCGAAGCGGGACCCGGCGGTACGGTTATGACGCTCACGCCCAAGAACCGGCTTGCCGCGTCCGGACAGCCGGCGGCGGCCCGGCCGGTAAAGTTCGGCGTGGCGATTTGTTATGAAGTGATTTTCCCCGATCTCGTCCGCCAATTTGCCGTCAACGGCGCGGAGTTTCTGGTCACGATCACCAACGACGGCTGGTTCGGCAACTCGTCGGCGCCGGCCCAACATTTTGCGATGGTCGTATTCCGCTCGGTCGAAAATCACTTGGCCTTCGCGAGGGCCGCCAATACCGGCATCACCGGCGCCATCGACCCATTCGGCCGGATCATCCAGGCCACGCCGCTCTTCACGGAAGAGGCGATGCAGGTCACCCTTCCCACATGGCAGCCCCGCACATTTTACAGCCGCTACGGGGATGTGTTTGCCTACGGCTGTGTGGTAATCTGCGCCCTGCTGTGCCTGGCCAATCTGTTCCGTCCCAAGGAACCGGAGCCCGGCACCACCGCCATTACACCGGCGTAA